From Ptychodera flava strain L36383 chromosome 9, AS_Pfla_20210202, whole genome shotgun sequence:
ATATATGTGACATGTGTGCAGTCAACAGGCTATTATATATGTGACATGTGTGCAGTCAACAGACTATTATATATGTGACATGTGTGCAGTCAACAGGCTATTACATATGTGACATGTGTGCAGTCAACAGGCTATTACATATGTGACATGTGTGCAGTCAACAGGCTATTATATATGTGACATGTGTGCAGTCAACAGGCTATTATATATGTGACATGTGTGCAGTCAACAGGCTATTATATATGTGACATGTGTGCAGTCAACAGGCTATTATATATGTGACATGTGTGCAGTCAACAGGCTATTATATATGTGACATGTGTGCAGTCAACAGACTATTATATATGTGACATGTGTGCAGTCAACAGGCTATTATATATGTGACATGTGTGCAGTCAACAGACTATATATGTGACATGTGTGCAGTCAACAGACTATTATATATGTGACATGTGTGCAGTCAACAGGCTATTATATATGTGACATGTGTGCAGTCAACAGACTATTATATATGTGACATGTGTGCAGTCAACAGACTATTATATATGTGACATGTGTGCAGTCAACAGGCTATTATATATGTGACATGTGTGCAGTCAACAGGCTATTACATATGTGACATGTGTGCAGTCAACAGACTATTATATATGTGACATGTGTGCAGTCAACAGGCTATTATATATGTGACATGTGTGCAGTCAACAGCTATTACATATGTGACATGTGTGTAGTCAACAGACTATTATATATGTGACATGTGTGCAGTCAACAGACTATTATATATGTGACATGTGTGCAGTCAACAGGCTATTACATATGTGACATGTGTGCAGTCAACAGGCTATTATATATGTGACATGTGTGCAGTCAACAGGCTATTATATATGTGACATGTGTGCAGTCAACAGGCTATTACATATGTGACATGTGTGCAGTCAACAGGCTATTATATATGTGACATGTGTGCAGTCAACAGACTATAGAACATGTCTGTATTCCTAAACCTTTCTACCAAAATTACTGATGTGTACATGAATGACCTCACATCATATTTGATCTGTTATTGTTCATGGAGGTGAGTTTTCAGAGGGGCATACTCCATACATATCTGATATTCCTATTAGAATGGCCACCAAGCCTGTCTTTTGACATATCACTCAGTTTAACCTGACAGCTGGTGTCTTTTAACAATGGTTTATTAACTCTCTGATATTACAAGGTTACACTGTAATTAGTTTCACTCAAGTTGACGTGTAGACtctgattattattcatgatgAGAAAGATGTTTCAAATAAACATAATTACAGAGGTTTGCATTGAACCGGTGGCAATATTGGAACGGTAGATATACTGAATTGAGGAGTTACCAACACTTAGTCTAACTGTCAGGTGTAACTGATATCGTCTAGGCGGTAATATTAGTATCccataaagaaatcaactctgcaaaagtcaGACGTTGTCAAAAGAAGACCAGCAATGTTTGCAAATGATGCATTTCAGACAGTTAGAGGAATGTATGTGGATGTTTGATGTTGATTTGACTATGGATGACcttccagacaatgtttcaactatTTCAGAGTTGAGTTTTTTGTTATTGACAGACATTATGGCCTAGATGATAATTACGCCTGATAGTTTTGGCAACTCCTCAAATTAGACAGTATGTCTAGTTTCCATATTGCCATCAGTTCAATGCAAACCACTGTATATTTtttaatggagcatttaaaatCATAGGAAGAACTGTATTGTAGATTTATTAACATGGACAAAGATGATCACAACATTCTAAATCGCATTTTAGAGTTTAAGATTtgtactttgtgaaatatgccaTTTTAGAGTATGTCGATGCTCAGTGTCTGTTTTGTGTTTCAGTAAAATGTTGTAAAGGCGGTTAAAGCACATTCAATTTACAACATAATGTTTCACTAACAGGTGATCACGTTGACAATATTCGGAAGAAAGATAGGTATGTTGGTTGAGGGCGCTGTCACCCATGTTTTCATTACTGCTTTAACTTCAACTTCTTCCTATTTTACATtccatggtacatgtatatttttcttTAGACATTTAGGGCTTCATCTTGGTGATAGGTTTGATTTTGATGAAGAGGGCGCCAGACACATTTATGAACACATGAGCCAGATCATTGATCTACCAGAGGCTGTCAAACAAGGAGAGTTCAGCGATGAACAAGGTATGAACGTCCACTACTATTCGAGTAACATCGTTTTTGAGAACAAACAAGATATGGGAAATGCTGCATCTAGCTTGTACATTTATCGGAGGAGATATGCCCTAATGCTGGCAAAGATTTACGTGTATCTATGTATTGATATATTGGACTGATGAGCTAAAATTACTGAATAAAAATATGCATTCCTTGAATTCGTGCTATCTTTGTCTCAACCATACATAAACCATAACTGttctaaaaatttgcataatttttataAGCTGTCTCCAGTATTTATGTTAGAAACTAAACAAATTGGGCACTGTTGCATGCAGAATTAGAATGTTACAAGGTATACAAAATAATCAgtaaaattttctctgaaaGAAAACCTGCACGTTTATCTGAGAACCACCAAGGTGCATTCAAAAGGCATATAACAGTGTCTGATAGTGACAATCTTTTACACAAACAGGACTTCAATCCAGGCCGTAGTCTGTGTGCCCTTTGATTCCCTAACTCTTTGAGACGATGTGGGAATGTCTGGAAATGTCTTCGCCTGTAGAGTACACACCATATGGCACATTTTCTTGCATCACAGAGAAAGCTTTCTTGAGTTGGTGGTGTATGTAGCTGTGATGACACACTAGGCCTAGACTGGAAAAGCCATCATGTGAAGGTGCTGCCTACACTCCTGCAGGTGTAGGGAGTGCCCTGGAACGACATCGCCTAGTTTACGCTAGGCCAACTAACTCTTTTAATCCTCAAACCAATCAAAAtcacatcacacattttgatttggtgtaaatttctgattttgtGCAGGTCAGTTCTACCTTTTTGTGAGTCATGACTTTGATGGCAATAACAAGCTGGATGGACTGGAATGCTTTACTATGCTGACAGATTTTTACGATACCAAAGATCCCACAGAAGCTGGTCACCTTGCAGGAAAGATGACGCTGAAGGAGGTAGAAGGGCTGGTTGATGACTTACTGGTTAAACACGATACAAACAGAGATGGTTATCTAGACTTTGCCGAGCTTTTTGCTCCCAATGTGCAATCAGTTTGGACAAAAATGGGTGAAGCCATTCAAAAAGCTGAGAAATTACTTGATGAAGCAGAACTTGGACTTGCCGCCAATCAGCAGCAGCTGGGGCATGCAAATGAGGCAGGTAGTGCGGGGATACCGAGAACTCAACATGCACCACAAGGTAGCAGTGGCCATAACCAGCCAATGCCACAAGCCATTCACCAGCAACAGCAGGTACAGCAACAGGCAGGGCATGCACAGCAGCAAGTTCCACAACAAATTCAGCATCAGGGACAAGTGCTGCAGCAAGTTCCCATGCAGGCAGCCCAGCAACAAGCAACAGTTGTGAAACAACAAGGTCATGTACAACATCAGACAAACCAACATTCTGCAACCCTCAGACagcaacaaatacatgtacaacaaaaCGGTCAAATGCAGCAACAACAATTACAGCAGCAGCAAGTTCAACAGCAACAAATAAGACAACCAatacatcaacaacaacagcaacaacatcaaaacattcaacaacaacaacagcagcaacaacagcaaGCACAACAGCAAATTCTTCAACAGCAGCAGAAACAACCTATACATATGCAGCAGGGACAAGCACATGGTCTTAATTCTCAACAACAGCCTAGACAGTAATTCACGGTTTTTTATTTATAGGGTTTTCAGAGGGCAGAATAATTCAACTCATTGGATGAAATAAATGGAAAGGTCAGTTGGGGTCAAGGGTAACATACTGGTCTTTTGAAGAGTAAACTGATAGCTACAAAAGAAAGTGATTAGGAAAGATGTATGTCCATCATAAATCATGGTTCTGCTGTCAGCTTGCTGGTGTCATTTATCTACCTTAGATAATGAATGACTGTTTGGGTTAAAGGCCCTGTTCCTTTGTTTGCCAATGTGGCAAATCAACTGTTTACTAAACTCATACCTATGTCACTCACACATGTTCCACTGTGAGCCATTAGAAACTAGTGTCAGGATATACTACTCTGCTCatctaaacaaacaaacagacaatggACTCTAaacaatcacatattttaatcttcaatagtgggtaaatcttgggtttttGCACTTGACACAACAAGATAGCAATACTACTATGCTGGTGTAGGGTTCTATAATCAGGGAGATTATTGCACTTGACACAACAAGATAGCAATACTACTATGCTGGTGTAGGGTTCTATAATCAGGGAGATTATTTTCTTGGAAAATTTATTAACAaacatcatgtttttcaaagtttttgctCCTGAGAGGTCAATCTGCTCTCAAACAATTCTTTatcagtgaaaaataaaatgaagaaaattctgtatattttagAAGTGTTTTTGGATACTGACAATTTTTTGATTCAGAGAGCATAAAACGGCCATCTTTTCCTTCTTTTGCTCATGGCCATATCTACAACTTTTTCAATTTACTTTTTGTAATTACGTCTATTTTTCCaacttttgcaaaatctttTTCTACATAACTACATGCACAATTAAGATTCGAATAATATGCTATCCAGTTGCTAGCTGGAGTGGTTGGAAAGTAATAGAGTGAACATCTTTGGGATTCACCAAAGTGGTAGGACTGTTCAACAGGTGGATTtgataaacatgcaaattaatgGATCATATTGGAAGGGAACATTTGTACAGAGTGATATCATTGGTCAAAACAAGATGTTTGCTGTGAGATCTGTGAGGAATAATCACCTtgatttgttcattttgtttaaCAATACATGTTTCCCATTTTGTTTGTACAGGCAAGTTACAACCATCTTGAAAGATATTTTAAGTTTAGCATCTCTTTTTTAACtggaataaagttttcactgataACTTTTACATGGCACTTAATCGTCTATTTACTGGCACAACAATGTCACGATATTTCTACCCACATAGACCATTTAACATGGACTTTGGAAAAGAGAATATGCATTCAGTAGAACAAACATATCACTGAAGCTTCCACCTTGAAAAGGTTCCTGTCTTTTGCtgtaactttcctcaaggataTTGAAAACCGTCCTTTTACaagaaagaagaataaaaatcaggtgtcAATGTACATTGTTGGACTTAAGAAATAAATAGTCCATccgaaattattttgtatactttgacTTTTGCCGACCATTGGACTCTACGTCATTTACGGCAACTGAAAAATTTGACATAGACTATCTAAAGGTTAcataatttgattttgtttttaaaaattgcCGTATTGCTTCAGTTGGTTTTCTTACATCACCATCAGCACAGCTTCTCAACtgctaaaaataaataaacggtAGTATTTGGTGAAATGGCTGTTGGTCAAACACATGCCATTTTAGTCAAGTAGAGCCATGAAGAGGTATACATTGATATAAAATTGTGAAACTTTCAGTTCAACTGTTCTTGCAATTGATCAGAAACTGCACTGCACTAAACTTCAATCTAAACATGTAGACCAAGCTCTGCAGAATGTGTTCACTTATGCAGGTGTCCATCTACAGCAGTATGGTACAGTATGGAAGGGGGGGACCATTATCGGTATATTTCTGTTCAGTTTTGACTCGGGATAGGATATAGTTgtgaatgatttcattttgtTCAATCCGCAAACCTATCACCTTATGTGGTAGACTCTCACAGCCCCTAGCTGGCTTCCCCTCAGACCATAATACTGCCCTCAGCAGTTATATTCAACGGAGAAAATGTCCTTATACACCTCTAACAATGACCAAAGTACATAGGTCTGCAAGCATGCAAGCTTATAAGtgcacacacacatggactATTCAATCAACACTCTGAACTCCAggtgacctatgacctttgGGATTTACCAAGAATAGGGTTCAGAGGGTCAAGGGAACATCCCACTGACACAATTAGCTATGAAAAATTACACATGGAGACCGAAGATTTCCTGCAACTGTGATATGAGATTTTATTACACAAAGTTTACAGAGCAAAGTACAGGACACATTTTACTCATTTTCTTCACTGCGCAGTCTGGCATTGGCGTTGGTCACTTTGATAGCTAGTTGCTGAGCCCTCTCCACAATGAATTTCCTTTTCTTGCTGGATACATTGTGTGCAATTTCAGCAGCAAAGGTCCTGTTGGACATCATCAGTACTTCAAGTTCCTGggggaaaaaaatcatattgaGACTGAAACCATCTTATACACACAAAACGATATGTTCATATGAAGGGGGAATAGAATTGCCCATTCTGCAGCTTACAGTATTCtaacataaattttattttaggtTATATTAAATTCTCATGAATTTTCTAGGCGTTTTACTTTATCAGTTAATAATTCACAAGACAAACTGTAGGGGCGCTATCACCAGAGCTGATCTGTCACTATGGTTATATTTGGGTGTACCATTCTCGTAAGGAGAACATCCGAAGAGGGTGAGATTCCGATGGCTGTTCTTGTACTTGACGACCAAATGACAAAGCCTCGCTTTGGCAAAACTTGGAACAAATGTGATGGAGACTGGCAGTTGTCATGAAGGCAATCCTATTCCAATAGGCGATAGTGCTTTATTTTAATCATAGTTCATACATAAGCTTACcccaaacacacaatattacaTTCCAGACATTGTAGAATTTGTACAATACTTTACTCTCAAAGATTTTCGACAACAAACTATCATGAGTGTACGATTAAAGTTAAAATACTAAGTCACCTATCTCGACTTGTATCCAGAGAAGTTTTTCATATAATAGCAACATGGTACTAACATTTCCATTTTCGCAGTTTTCACCGTTTTGTTCCCATCAAAATCCTACGGGAACATTCTAAATCTTATCACTTGCAATGCACTGAGCCTTGTCGACATAATTTATATGAACAGAGACTTTGTCCACAGACTTTCCTTCCCAAATAAAAACTGTGCAACTTAGATGATTTTCCACAAAAAAATACTTTCGAACACAGTAAATAAAATGTCAGAGAGAGTGTAGTAATTATTTTTATGGTGTAATAATCATTTGGTGAATTCTCATTCAAATCTTAAAGCTAAGATTGCAGGATCCCCACAAAAGTGATGCATCCTGGGAGCACATCATCCACAGTGTAAATTATGTCTTGAGAAAGTCAAGGAAAATAGAGTCCAGCTTCAAAGCAATGTTTAAGTAGCTTCAAAAGTCCATTTTTAGTAATGTGTGGGTACTGTGATTTTCATGTCTGGGATCAGTTGTATGGTACTTGCACGTATCACGTCTTCTTTGCTCAAAAAATTTAGAATAGGATCTCCTCAGATATGTTGAAGCGGTCTGGGTAACTGAGACTAGTAATGTCAGGCCTATTATTACAGAGTGAATATTACACAGTGCATTGAAGTTTTCAACACTTAGTCTGCACAAGAACCTAGAATAACGACACAGTCCAGCACATGGAAATGAAGAATTTTTAAGGACAACTATAAACCAGTAAATCTCACCAGATtgcaggacaaaaataaacGATAGGACTACCAAACTTGATTTCTAGGACCTGCAAACTAAACTGTAGGACAACTAGACTTGCTTTGATACTAATCTGGGAGCCACAAAATACTGAAATTATTTGCTCACCCCTGATATTGAACTTGATAAGACTACGATAGAAATGTTATGTTTTTTCCCAAACCATCATAATTGTTCCCTGGCCATTACAAAAACACTTTGAAATGTTGCTGACTGCTTTGCTAAACTTGTGTAATTATCCAGACATGCTATGAGAATTTCATAGATAATGAACTTACCTTCACATTGTGAACTAGGAACTTTCTAAAGCCATCAGGCAACATGTGTTTTGTCCTTTTGTTGCTACCATAACCAATGTTGGGCATTTTATACTGGCCCTTGAATCGTCTTCTAACACGGTTGTCAATACCTTTTGGTTTCCTCCAGTTTTTCTGttagaaaaaaggaaaaaccgaTATCAAACTTGATATTGTTTCTGTAGTTGACTCAATTCAAAATTCTGTGGATAAAATAAGGTAGAATACACCTGAGGGATAGAAATTCTGACTCAAAAACTttgacaatacttttctggtctaccacttatgggggctcattttgaagctcagcGAGCAACTGTTATACTTTctgtcttatttttgtgaaaactgaaaatttcacttgccccccccctccccccaaggaTAACACAGGTGGCAattttgaatagcaaatatacTGCTAAATTTAAGGTAAGTTGTTTCCATCCTAGAACATTATTTTGTACAGtaacagggctcgaaaattctcgccgcccgacgcccgtgacaagtgaattttgagtccgggcaagtgaaaacaacattctcccagcccgacggacaagtgaatttcaatgaggccactGTATGTATGCGCTGCCACTCTCTAGTTCTTTAAGTGTACCTCTTTAGATATGGCCAGccgataaaatagctctgttctaCTTGGttacaaaatagcaaaatatgACGTCTTTGCACGATGTTTTTGatcatgtcacgatgcctcctcaacagaaaactacagcttacaataaatgttgtaaggtgttgaaacaatttaccctccttcctacaaagttgcaatgtattgaaacactttactctcctttttacaaagttacaaattccctggtacgtgaagtaaacattgttgctgtttgatTCTGCAATCTGCGGTCCCTCAGTCCCTCATAGACGTGCTACAAACATCATGGAGGAatgatgaatacactgaggcttggctttgcctctgtgagtcccgcgtaccggtcgtcctttttagtccaagttttatctactttgcttgaatcaaaatttggcctgcaattactcagtttgatagtaaaaaccattatttcaaaggaaactttcacaaacagagtcagaatacaagggaaaaggagaaaaatttgaggttttctgaaaggtcaaatctgggtcatcttatgtgatgtcatgaagaccctttaagtacacaattatggttcaaaagaaaccacctagggaggtccaataggtacaatcttatgataaaaggtaatttcttggtgctttccaatttaatggcatttagcttgactgtcagttttaaattaaattttattaacagttatggcaaagggaaattgtcaacagtagttgcagtaagcatatccatttcaaatcatcacattaatatttctgcagagtcctccagtttaatgatgtaatagtgaacatcactagacatttcttgatgatatcaaaatatcaaatgaaaatgttcctgggctacaatgttatcattatcattaaaactattattactctttaaaacattggaaatgaattgaacaatatcagtgtgtcttgttttaaaggataCTTATGCtaaagatgctattgagcctgcttgatcacaactatgacacaacaccacaatacttgtatacactgtcactatgctaccgaatgctttcttctgcatggaaaatttgcatttgtgtggctaacaaaattTACATCATGACTTAAAGAGTGCATAAATGTGCCACATAAggagcttgtagtgtatatgtatgataagttttcatactgtgaacactaactcaatgctgcagaagtattctgtatctgtggtaatacacttcacattgctacctgatttttagaattgccacctaattatttcttgtggcaaaagtttaccatcagaaatgaaaaagtattttgatcccttcaatgtcataaataacacagataattaatgtatataaaattaacaaatatttctttaatgtaaaaactatcatgaacaacatacaaaacatcttgatttgtaaaattaggaactcctgaatgccgagaaagctgttgctgcacttgagatcataaactgtttaaaagttgctcaaagtggctacaagagttttgatttggctaatgagttggctaatcattttggtgacttaggggaaccctgcagtttatgcacataccacgtggtagcagtaaactaaatgatactgaaagtttcatgtgggcacaatttgacacaacaccgcTGGCCCATTATATACTTACCCTTagtgcacctacctgacttgcctattaAAACCaggtaccaggtcatgatgacacacaatgacaatgtaccggtgttgttttattgaaatgcattacatgtcccccaaaaatttaattggtcacccattaagacctactatgggtcactgtgtccccatgctagcaaaagctggctgaaacactgtgtatgtgtacgttacataagatattatttttgatacacagaataaggacacaaacttatcagtaagttacagccattgtttctttacaatgacattaataaaaccatacatatttactcttaaaatcatctgaaattcagggcaagtgaatttttcttcggacaagtgaaattgaaaattcacttgccctatggcaagtgagtttaaaaaaaattttcgagccctgcagtACCTATTTTCCTTAtttcaaagagaatggtttaatgCTCCTAAGGcttaaggaaaatttgagtCTTTCATTTTGAGGCATGTACACTTGCTAAGGAATTTAGCTTATCTGGACAAGATCCGGCCACACTTGCCATCTCACTTTTAACAGATGCAAACTTCACGAGACAACTAGGAACACACTTTGATTTCTCATGAGATGAAAAATGCCTTCATTGTAGTTTGCAAAAACAATCATTTATCACAAAGCAGGACTTTTGGAAATAACTCATAGAAGGCTGACCAAATAAAACGGTATTTTGTTACAACtaatattttgatcaatgaagaaaaatatcaaaatcacaaATGTAAAATCACTTTATAAACTGGTTCACTTCTAGCCATGGATGAATACAGTAAGTTTGAAAAGCAACACCAGTTTGGTCTCTTTCGTACAAGGTGTCAGTTCATATGCTTGTCAGACATATAAAGTTCTTTGACACAAACTCAACAAGATGAGCCTCAGAGTCCTCATAACCCGTGTCGTTAGTCTGGCTGAATAATGTGGTACAACAGGGTTGTAACTtgtaccacagacaaatagaaaaacagactagcaacgcggcatgccttttgttccatggtcctctcggtagactatggccttttcatattaaaatgagcttcaaaggtgtttatctttttggagactttgtttgtggttgataattgcacgagattatgcaaaaaatacAACGATATGGCATCGTGATGTAAGTcacgtagcaaccatagttactttgtgagctctcagggcagaaacactgcttcacgccaatcaaaacataacacaccagcagtttcataaacatgtccttccttgacgaacgtgtaaaagacggtatgactgaccgtaaaccattgagtaaaaccagacagtatcgataaaagactttcaaatttggttcaaacacactcattatattttaaatggtaaaactcactttcctgaagctcaaaacactcccgttttcgccagcactcccgttttcgccagcacgcccattctgctcagcaccacacaacaacaacaacacaaactttgccgaacacaCTTTT
This genomic window contains:
- the LOC139141098 gene encoding putative uncharacterized protein DDB_G0271606 isoform X1; this translates as METKQQLVRLFVIFFCYFECFDAHVQHEEPAGHDGEHLGLHLGDRFDFDEEGARHIYEHMSQIIDLPEAVKQGEFSDEQGQFYLFVSHDFDGNNKLDGLECFTMLTDFYDTKDPTEAGHLAGKMTLKEVEGLVDDLLVKHDTNRDGYLDFAELFAPNVQSVWTKMGEAIQKAEKLLDEAELGLAANQQQLGHANEAGSAGIPRTQHAPQGSSGHNQPMPQAIHQQQQVQQQAGHAQQQVPQQIQHQGQVLQQVPMQAAQQQATVVKQQGHVQHQTNQHSATLRQQQIHVQQNGQMQQQQLQQQQVQQQQIRQPIHQQQQQQHQNIQQQQQQQQQQAQQQILQQQQKQPIHMQQGQAHGLNSQQQPRQ
- the LOC139141099 gene encoding large ribosomal subunit protein eL32-like gives rise to the protein MAPAIRPLIKPKIVKKRTKKFIRHQSDRYHKLKKNWRKPKGIDNRVRRRFKGQYKMPNIGYGSNKRTKHMLPDGFRKFLVHNVKELEVLMMSNRTFAAEIAHNVSSKKRKFIVERAQQLAIKVTNANARLRSEENE
- the LOC139141098 gene encoding putative uncharacterized protein DDB_G0271606 isoform X2: MLVEGAVTHVFITALTSTSSYFTFHGTCIFFFRHLGLHLGDRFDFDEEGARHIYEHMSQIIDLPEAVKQGEFSDEQGQFYLFVSHDFDGNNKLDGLECFTMLTDFYDTKDPTEAGHLAGKMTLKEVEGLVDDLLVKHDTNRDGYLDFAELFAPNVQSVWTKMGEAIQKAEKLLDEAELGLAANQQQLGHANEAGSAGIPRTQHAPQGSSGHNQPMPQAIHQQQQVQQQAGHAQQQVPQQIQHQGQVLQQVPMQAAQQQATVVKQQGHVQHQTNQHSATLRQQQIHVQQNGQMQQQQLQQQQVQQQQIRQPIHQQQQQQHQNIQQQQQQQQQQAQQQILQQQQKQPIHMQQGQAHGLNSQQQPRQ